Proteins encoded in a region of the Longibacter salinarum genome:
- a CDS encoding PQQ-binding-like beta-propeller repeat protein, with protein sequence MPKTASPPLERPERDIACSTLTIPDDWSATTSGREGKVIRVFDQTYRVHQYLAPNVLDGVQTVKRSAAIVPVVTAVSDPARPSDDRSINSGDELLGVLAHYMNVNSNGLSIRVENEWAKRAREWKEQRLNIYDPRTGKVATGLIQGGKLLTSAGASMATADITGLSSISVTAADFVINLGSTTLSFFESITATPDDRSLAPAIAALGDLDPEYRRKVMELQGSRRYLRRYYDVSSDLDDVRSNIQFAATEWKNISRAIQNYRAATDPVLINTRGGKQALSNAHEFMGASLASAGLSVAEELVFRDVDDLTSGFNELIYTANLYATVLEAYARQLEMEQSRLNEPGGFNSWTSYAEALAQYQYRVGRYHEVKLGLITNLYEYANKLNNVSGLGFGIFPSMSSLSIPDESVETYRKLMRRQRVTYERVLKEVTEQMHVIDLTEKLYPDYAERACSEATRGISKGPLPTVKELITRNDKVYALTENDDGEKLWKEWLKTERPEARIAHQTERTAYVVDGKAYRTRESNLYALAIRTGQVRWKKEIGGYRRASVAAVRNDTLFVSHTAGSTSSRVLALDAATGDNLWVFDEHYLVASRFSFHSGVLLFVDGGTPYAGSGARSTSSLYAVNVETGDGLWSKELTGRTRAPNSNVDYSVRGEVVEAKNTRTGKTYRLDLRIGESLQPERVSRCDRSREQELIESAFGEFAPNSPVPDASVDLNNDGVNERFFQQLGTNRRGQILVIAISGAAPCRQLFSSIFFDSDWDETLSLMRRQRNGYEVFEVEGRTYAFDGERYSRID encoded by the coding sequence ATGCCTAAGACAGCATCGCCGCCTCTCGAACGACCGGAACGAGATATTGCCTGTTCTACGTTAACGATTCCGGATGACTGGAGCGCGACGACCTCTGGACGCGAAGGAAAGGTCATTCGTGTTTTCGACCAGACGTACCGGGTCCACCAATATCTGGCTCCCAATGTACTGGATGGAGTCCAAACGGTGAAACGTAGTGCGGCGATCGTTCCTGTCGTTACAGCGGTATCTGACCCTGCCCGGCCCTCGGACGATCGTTCGATTAATTCCGGCGACGAGTTGCTCGGCGTACTGGCCCATTACATGAATGTTAATTCGAACGGGCTTTCTATTCGAGTCGAAAACGAGTGGGCCAAACGTGCACGCGAGTGGAAAGAACAGCGTCTAAATATTTATGACCCACGGACAGGAAAGGTAGCAACAGGATTAATCCAGGGAGGGAAGCTTTTGACCTCGGCGGGAGCGTCGATGGCGACGGCCGATATTACGGGATTGAGCAGCATCTCCGTGACAGCAGCTGATTTCGTCATCAACCTGGGCTCGACGACTCTCAGCTTCTTTGAGTCGATAACAGCCACACCTGACGACCGAAGTCTTGCCCCCGCTATCGCGGCGCTGGGAGACCTTGATCCAGAGTATCGCCGCAAAGTTATGGAGTTGCAGGGAAGCCGGCGCTACCTCCGCCGGTATTATGACGTCTCGTCTGACTTGGATGATGTGAGAAGCAATATTCAGTTCGCGGCTACTGAGTGGAAGAACATTTCTCGGGCCATTCAGAATTATCGTGCGGCTACAGACCCCGTCCTCATTAATACACGGGGTGGAAAACAGGCTCTCAGTAACGCCCATGAATTTATGGGTGCTTCCCTGGCCAGCGCGGGTCTGAGCGTTGCTGAAGAACTGGTCTTTCGGGACGTAGACGATCTCACGAGCGGCTTTAACGAGCTCATTTACACGGCGAATCTCTATGCGACCGTTCTGGAAGCTTACGCACGCCAGTTAGAGATGGAACAGTCTCGCCTAAATGAACCCGGTGGGTTTAATTCGTGGACCTCGTACGCTGAGGCCCTTGCCCAATACCAGTACCGGGTGGGGCGATATCATGAGGTAAAACTGGGGTTGATCACCAATCTGTATGAGTACGCGAACAAGCTGAATAACGTCTCAGGCTTAGGGTTCGGCATTTTTCCATCCATGTCTTCACTTTCGATTCCCGATGAGTCGGTCGAGACTTATCGAAAGCTCATGAGAAGACAGCGTGTCACGTATGAGCGAGTCCTCAAAGAGGTGACGGAGCAAATGCACGTGATCGACCTCACAGAGAAGCTTTATCCGGACTATGCAGAACGTGCGTGCTCAGAAGCCACACGTGGTATCTCAAAAGGTCCACTTCCTACTGTGAAGGAGTTGATCACGCGCAACGATAAAGTGTACGCACTTACCGAAAACGACGACGGTGAGAAGCTATGGAAGGAGTGGCTAAAGACGGAGCGCCCCGAGGCTCGCATTGCGCATCAGACAGAGCGTACGGCCTATGTTGTTGATGGTAAGGCATATCGAACGCGGGAGTCCAATTTGTATGCGCTGGCAATTCGAACAGGACAAGTACGCTGGAAGAAGGAGATCGGCGGATATCGACGAGCCAGCGTCGCGGCTGTGCGAAACGATACGCTGTTCGTTTCCCACACGGCGGGAAGCACATCCTCCCGAGTGTTAGCACTTGATGCTGCTACAGGAGACAACCTGTGGGTCTTCGACGAACACTATTTAGTCGCGTCTCGCTTTTCCTTTCATAGCGGCGTACTTCTTTTCGTAGACGGGGGCACTCCTTACGCAGGGTCTGGAGCTCGTTCTACCTCCTCCCTTTATGCCGTAAATGTTGAAACCGGAGACGGGCTCTGGTCGAAGGAGCTAACAGGTCGAACGCGAGCGCCCAACTCGAACGTCGATTACAGTGTTCGCGGAGAGGTTGTCGAAGCAAAAAACACCCGGACTGGGAAGACGTATCGACTCGACCTGCGAATCGGAGAATCGCTACAGCCGGAGAGGGTCTCTCGCTGCGACCGCAGCCGAGAGCAAGAACTCATTGAGTCGGCATTCGGCGAGTTCGCACCAAACAGTCCTGTGCCAGATGCGAGTGTTGACTTGAACAACGATGGAGTCAACGAACGATTTTTTCAGCAACTAGGGACAAACCGGAGAGGGCAAATTTTAGTCATCGCGATCAGTGGGGCTGCTCCCTGTCGTCAACTCTTCTCTTCGATCTTTTTTGATTCTGACTGGGATGAAACCCTTTCCCTGATGAGGAGACAACGGAATGGCTACGAGGTGTTTGAGGTCGAAGGTCGCACCTATGCATTCGATGGTGAGAGATACTCCAGAATCGACTAA
- a CDS encoding PQQ-binding-like beta-propeller repeat protein yields MDLADLPRLRSDLRETRSLLARLKERADDVSTSRYDDLEAKYSQKLDHLQERVQSLSRDGKEKTASLKDEIVHQRLRIRLARKEIDELDSLLQDGAISEDDHQKEKQRFSLRKEGAKRKLRGLRKELDEIDFYLNEVGDVSYSKEKVRDRLSDSTAWMSDTWYRFLDLTWLMRQTRYFRVLVVVVLIVGVGALTYPHIQENSWSAQRLFHVITMQPDPGTMYRGGEARTGLYSYEAILARPIEAWAFQSTSRIRSTPAVANDAVYLASDDGTVFAAALQNGQPLWETETSGSYTSSPAVGEDAAFIGNMNGKVLALNAESGAQVWSYDTGAAVISSPLLVNEVVYVGSRNGQIYALDRSNGDLRWKADTGGEVYSSPSSDGKTVFVGNEQGLVHAFDIETGNEKWVAEVDAGVVATSPFIDGKVIVRSRQGAIYAFAASSGQRLWRQDVDRGGSASVAVSRDYVIASTTSGEVQAYRLEDGSRAWMTAYDEPFGYSPAVVGNHVILRSRHSVLSVGLDTGETHWSLETEETATTSPVAAGSMLLVASGNQLQAFR; encoded by the coding sequence ATGGATCTAGCAGATTTGCCCCGTCTCCGGTCTGACCTCCGAGAGACGAGATCTCTCCTTGCTCGACTAAAGGAAAGGGCGGATGATGTATCTACGTCTCGGTACGATGACCTTGAGGCGAAGTATTCCCAAAAGCTCGATCATCTTCAGGAAAGAGTCCAGAGTCTTTCGCGAGATGGAAAAGAGAAGACAGCATCGTTGAAGGACGAGATTGTTCATCAACGATTGCGGATACGTCTCGCCAGGAAGGAAATAGACGAGCTTGACTCGCTACTCCAAGACGGGGCGATTAGCGAAGATGATCACCAGAAAGAGAAACAACGCTTTTCTCTACGCAAAGAGGGGGCAAAACGTAAGCTACGAGGTCTACGGAAGGAACTGGACGAGATTGATTTTTACCTCAATGAGGTTGGCGATGTTAGCTACAGCAAAGAGAAGGTCAGAGATCGTCTTTCGGACTCTACCGCCTGGATGTCTGACACTTGGTACCGGTTCCTAGATTTAACTTGGCTTATGCGACAGACGCGGTATTTTCGCGTCCTCGTCGTAGTAGTTCTGATCGTTGGTGTCGGCGCATTGACTTATCCACATATCCAGGAAAATTCCTGGAGTGCGCAGCGGCTGTTTCATGTCATAACGATGCAGCCAGATCCGGGGACCATGTATCGGGGAGGCGAAGCAAGAACAGGCCTCTACTCCTACGAGGCAATCTTGGCCAGACCGATCGAAGCATGGGCATTTCAAAGTACGTCACGGATTCGGTCGACTCCCGCAGTGGCTAATGATGCCGTGTACTTGGCTTCAGACGACGGGACGGTGTTTGCGGCCGCTCTTCAGAACGGGCAACCGTTATGGGAGACAGAAACCAGCGGGTCTTATACATCATCGCCTGCAGTCGGTGAGGACGCAGCCTTCATTGGCAATATGAATGGGAAGGTTCTCGCTCTAAATGCAGAGTCCGGAGCACAAGTCTGGAGCTATGATACCGGGGCCGCGGTAATTTCTTCTCCGCTACTCGTCAATGAAGTCGTTTACGTTGGTAGTCGAAATGGCCAAATCTATGCGTTAGATCGTTCAAATGGCGATCTCAGGTGGAAGGCAGACACCGGTGGAGAAGTCTACTCCTCCCCATCGAGCGACGGCAAGACCGTATTTGTCGGAAACGAGCAAGGACTCGTGCATGCTTTTGACATTGAGACTGGCAACGAGAAATGGGTTGCGGAAGTCGATGCCGGCGTTGTCGCAACCTCGCCCTTTATAGATGGAAAGGTCATTGTCCGGAGTCGGCAAGGTGCCATTTACGCCTTCGCGGCGTCCTCAGGGCAGCGACTCTGGAGACAAGATGTTGACCGAGGAGGTTCGGCATCTGTAGCCGTGTCGCGGGATTACGTCATTGCCTCAACAACGAGCGGGGAAGTCCAGGCTTACCGTCTCGAAGACGGGAGTCGCGCGTGGATGACGGCTTATGATGAGCCGTTTGGCTATTCCCCGGCCGTAGTGGGAAATCATGTCATTCTGAGAAGCCGACACAGCGTGCTTTCTGTGGGTCTGGACACAGGGGAAACACACTGGTCACTCGAAACAGAGGAGACGGCAACCACCTCACCCGTAGCCGCCGGGTCGATGCTCTTGGTAGCGTCAGGCAACCAGCTCCAAGCCTTCAGATAG
- a CDS encoding PQQ-binding-like beta-propeller repeat protein — protein MPDRPLADLPSLKDELAETRELLQRLNAKKDEIDSSRYERLASRYQETLDTCKTAIETLTEEGETRKLELENRLAHQQDLVEEAKEELDEVTSLHEAGALDDDTYREDRRRLRRKKRTAEKEASSIDRQLREINFYLTETGDVSYTKSRVRGRVKGIVDGVKQLLPRGMQHVGTLVSESLEGWSMPVSRRAGLIIGATLLGISLAAWFGSSVTVTNGADGSAYRGSIARTGYYDAPGPDLRTGEAPVVRWMFTPPPTSEADEGYDLAFSPISVQDGVAYAGHRDGNLYAVDTNTGQRIWNFQTGDAVFTAPAISGENVYIGSLDGRLYSLNAQSGDKIWEFDTGSRIFASPVVHDGVIYVAGEESGTTYALDTDTGQELWRFETDERIVSTLAYRDGRVYVTSHYRGNDMYKTRVTTIEAASGSEIWTHIIDHRSASLSAPVVDSDHVYISGAYGEMLAISVDTGERAWSFSTEGEIRTSPAVDDTRVYIANEGQKTVHALASDTGEEIWRFDTEAEVSTPISIANGRAYIASQAGRLYALDAESGRWIWEHEIEGNIFWSAPTVANRTIYLADVQGTLYAFSDTDRE, from the coding sequence ATGCCCGATCGCCCGCTTGCTGACTTGCCCTCACTGAAAGACGAGCTAGCTGAGACCCGAGAGCTTCTCCAGCGCCTAAATGCTAAGAAAGACGAGATTGACTCGTCGCGCTATGAGCGATTAGCCTCTCGCTACCAGGAGACGCTCGATACATGCAAAACGGCGATCGAAACTCTCACCGAGGAGGGAGAAACTCGCAAGCTCGAACTGGAGAACCGCCTGGCTCACCAACAGGATCTGGTCGAAGAAGCCAAAGAAGAACTGGATGAGGTAACGTCGCTGCATGAGGCCGGTGCGCTTGATGACGACACGTATCGCGAGGATCGTCGCCGCCTCCGACGTAAGAAACGAACGGCCGAGAAGGAAGCGTCTAGCATTGATCGGCAACTACGCGAGATCAATTTCTACTTAACCGAAACTGGAGACGTAAGCTACACAAAATCGAGAGTTCGTGGGCGCGTCAAGGGCATCGTAGATGGAGTAAAGCAGCTTCTTCCTCGAGGAATGCAGCATGTTGGGACGTTGGTGTCCGAAAGCCTCGAAGGGTGGTCTATGCCCGTGTCTCGAAGAGCAGGCCTGATCATCGGCGCAACCCTCTTGGGAATCTCCCTCGCTGCGTGGTTCGGATCGTCCGTTACGGTAACTAATGGCGCAGACGGGTCCGCGTATAGAGGTAGTATTGCGCGAACAGGCTACTACGACGCCCCCGGTCCCGATCTTAGGACAGGAGAAGCACCCGTTGTTCGATGGATGTTTACGCCGCCACCGACCAGTGAAGCAGATGAGGGTTATGATTTAGCCTTTTCACCGATCTCCGTACAAGACGGAGTGGCGTATGCTGGACACCGAGATGGTAATCTGTATGCTGTAGACACGAACACGGGGCAGAGGATATGGAATTTCCAAACCGGAGACGCCGTGTTTACGGCTCCTGCTATTTCCGGCGAGAATGTCTATATCGGAAGTTTGGATGGGCGGTTATATTCGCTAAATGCTCAGTCAGGAGACAAGATCTGGGAGTTTGATACCGGAAGTCGAATCTTTGCATCACCGGTCGTTCACGATGGCGTTATCTACGTCGCAGGCGAGGAATCGGGCACCACGTATGCCCTGGACACGGACACAGGTCAAGAATTATGGCGGTTCGAAACCGATGAGCGAATCGTTTCGACTCTCGCCTACCGAGATGGTCGTGTTTACGTCACGAGTCATTATAGGGGGAATGATATGTACAAAACGCGGGTGACTACGATCGAAGCAGCATCCGGTAGCGAGATTTGGACGCACATAATCGATCACAGGAGTGCAAGCCTGTCCGCCCCGGTTGTGGATTCAGACCATGTCTATATCAGCGGAGCTTATGGGGAAATGCTTGCCATCAGCGTAGATACGGGGGAACGGGCGTGGAGCTTCAGCACCGAAGGTGAGATACGCACATCCCCGGCTGTGGACGATACCCGCGTTTATATTGCAAACGAAGGTCAGAAGACAGTACACGCTCTGGCGTCAGATACAGGAGAAGAAATATGGCGCTTTGACACGGAGGCGGAGGTCTCGACCCCGATTTCTATAGCGAATGGACGCGCCTACATCGCAAGCCAGGCAGGAAGACTTTACGCGCTGGATGCGGAGTCGGGGCGGTGGATCTGGGAGCACGAGATCGAAGGGAATATATTCTGGTCTGCTCCCACTGTAGCAAACAGAACTATTTATCTCGCAGACGTTCAGGGCACTCTCTATGCGTTTTCAGACACCGATAGAGAGTAG
- a CDS encoding FG-GAP-like repeat-containing protein — MMDRRLSYICVLVALSVAWGVSTPIATAQSFSDSLAISTGLTGAVDLHAADIDGDGDQDVLSASRGDNRLVFHRNGDATAGTGDGSSWEEIPVSFFDYTGSDPSASSVFAADIDGDGDQDVVSSFPGEDTIAWYRNGDATSGTGDGSAWTEVIITVNAPAAASVSTTDIDGDGDQDVIWASRLDDKVAFHRNGDASTGAGDGSTWTEVVVTTSAIGAESVFAADMDGDGDQDILSASSGDNTIAMHRNGDATAGTGDGSVWTGVVITASVTAAASVSAADVDGDGDQDVVSVAAGDDTIVMHRNGDATAGAGDGSAWTEVVVTANAAGAECVSTADVDGDGDRDIVSPLDYTDVAVFSNGDGTSGTGDGSSWTASKISESMSSVRCASTTDMDNDGDVDILSTRESSSTDLNMAVLWFENLRIDGSDSPPPPTDVVATAGDGHVDISWSAPIPTTFAGFHVYRSTSSFSDPANAERLTGALIPDDSFTDTDVVNGTTYFYRVTMLETDGSVRLLATEASATPVPSPMDISIEGSRLTLQTAPDVSIGTPQAIETTRYPADQVVLRARVTLDKAFTGSASDIDVKATLNGEVMQTVMRGNIDSDGDNRIDQLPFDHEQTGADSRYADVLLVSSQTFESGAEQLPVRVTAIPASITQDRASESVSLYYARRQGDGRPFDPRIDGYQFPNLTDLTLEEWISEIVITGPGLAGLAFALYKDSRVNDGRCFGMSGTAAVYFADPTKKVFTGPTYEQPESDTKTRQQIADYHLAQSLSDFKFRLGASPNFQTEYDRAKTLITATGITPIIGLEYADGGRHAVLATKITALEQSGDKIIEVHDSNFSGTTYDLIYAQDTVDYTLKSYATGLGAGSNLFQIAKMVSVDPTGIPFFPDSEWFRSTLSDLVDNTGKVYAAAFNPGDSSKRSVMTSSTNAESVHATAKTTPPGVYVIVENEQGDRAGYLGDGTRVSEIAGAVVERVITDSMTGETGTYISVPPGGTYVSRITSSVAGNVRFERAAPNPDSPAEIDYVDSMTFESTSVGEFDERGDKAVMLDTDGDGTVDQAISTESTVLPVELLAFEARAERNQSAILTWRTASEFDNAGFAVERKFGAAAWSEIGFVEGANTTTEPQSYQFTDTKLPYDANRIEYRLRQIDVDGSETLSDAAAIERTTPIELKKTVPNPARESVTLRYAVPDGDKMRLLLYDVLGRKVRTLTHGVGRGRAKKQVDLSGLASGTYFLRLEASGQSITRSLTVVR; from the coding sequence ATGATGGACCGCCGTTTGTCTTACATTTGTGTTCTCGTTGCGCTTTCCGTCGCGTGGGGAGTATCAACGCCAATCGCGACTGCACAGTCGTTTTCAGACAGTCTCGCTATTTCGACGGGGCTAACTGGTGCTGTTGATCTTCATGCCGCCGATATCGACGGGGATGGTGATCAAGATGTCTTGTCGGCTTCACGCGGCGACAATAGACTTGTTTTCCACCGTAATGGAGATGCCACCGCAGGAACGGGTGATGGCTCCTCATGGGAAGAGATCCCGGTTTCCTTCTTCGACTACACAGGTAGTGATCCAAGTGCTTCCAGCGTCTTCGCCGCTGATATTGATGGGGATGGCGATCAAGACGTCGTATCGTCTTTTCCAGGCGAGGATACCATTGCATGGTATCGGAACGGGGATGCCACCTCGGGTACAGGAGACGGATCGGCGTGGACGGAGGTGATCATTACCGTCAATGCGCCGGCAGCTGCCAGTGTCTCTACCACCGACATTGATGGGGATGGTGACCAGGACGTGATCTGGGCTTCCCGATTGGACGACAAGGTTGCGTTCCACCGAAATGGCGATGCGAGTACAGGAGCAGGGGACGGCTCAACATGGACGGAGGTGGTGGTCACGACCAGTGCTATCGGTGCAGAGAGCGTGTTTGCCGCTGATATGGATGGGGATGGAGACCAAGATATCCTATCGGCTTCCTCGGGTGACAACACGATCGCAATGCATCGGAATGGGGATGCTACAGCCGGAACAGGGGACGGCTCCGTATGGACCGGAGTTGTGATTACTGCGAGCGTTACTGCCGCCGCGAGTGTGTCAGCCGCCGATGTTGATGGGGATGGTGACCAGGACGTAGTCTCGGTTGCTGCAGGCGATGACACGATCGTAATGCACCGGAACGGAGATGCCACTGCAGGAGCAGGAGATGGCTCGGCGTGGACGGAGGTCGTTGTCACTGCCAACGCTGCGGGGGCTGAATGTGTCTCTACCGCTGATGTCGATGGGGACGGAGATAGAGACATTGTCTCCCCTCTCGATTACACGGATGTAGCTGTCTTCAGCAACGGCGATGGGACATCTGGAACCGGAGATGGCTCATCGTGGACTGCCTCCAAAATCTCAGAGTCAATGAGTAGTGTGCGGTGCGCCTCCACAACAGATATGGACAATGACGGCGATGTTGACATCTTGTCAACCAGGGAGTCGTCCTCGACGGACCTGAATATGGCCGTATTGTGGTTCGAGAACCTACGCATTGATGGCTCAGATTCACCCCCTCCTCCAACGGACGTTGTGGCTACAGCGGGAGATGGTCATGTTGACATCTCATGGAGCGCCCCGATCCCCACAACGTTCGCCGGCTTTCACGTGTATCGTTCGACGTCGTCTTTTTCTGACCCGGCGAATGCTGAGCGACTGACTGGTGCTCTTATCCCTGATGATAGTTTCACCGATACGGATGTAGTAAACGGTACAACGTATTTCTATCGCGTCACGATGCTCGAGACAGACGGGAGCGTGAGGCTCCTGGCTACCGAAGCGAGTGCTACGCCCGTACCGTCGCCAATGGATATATCGATTGAGGGCTCTCGGCTAACGCTGCAGACGGCTCCCGATGTCAGTATCGGTACTCCGCAAGCGATCGAAACAACGCGATATCCTGCTGATCAGGTCGTACTTCGTGCGCGCGTAACCCTCGATAAGGCATTTACTGGATCGGCTAGCGACATTGATGTGAAGGCCACGCTGAATGGCGAGGTCATGCAGACCGTCATGCGCGGAAACATCGATTCCGATGGCGATAATAGAATCGATCAACTTCCATTCGACCATGAACAGACAGGCGCGGATAGTAGATACGCAGACGTACTTCTCGTGTCCTCCCAAACCTTTGAGAGCGGCGCCGAACAGCTTCCGGTACGGGTTACTGCTATCCCGGCGTCTATCACTCAAGACCGGGCGTCTGAATCCGTCTCACTATATTATGCTCGCCGTCAAGGGGATGGCCGACCTTTTGACCCGCGTATCGATGGGTACCAATTCCCAAATCTTACGGACTTAACCCTAGAGGAATGGATTTCTGAGATAGTAATAACCGGTCCAGGGTTAGCCGGTCTGGCGTTTGCACTATACAAAGATAGCAGGGTTAATGACGGGCGTTGTTTTGGGATGTCGGGTACTGCCGCCGTCTACTTTGCGGACCCAACGAAGAAAGTGTTTACTGGCCCCACATATGAACAGCCAGAATCCGATACGAAGACCCGCCAGCAAATCGCTGACTACCACCTCGCGCAAAGTCTAAGTGACTTCAAGTTCAGGCTTGGCGCATCTCCAAACTTTCAGACAGAGTATGACAGAGCGAAGACGCTTATAACGGCGACCGGAATAACTCCAATAATCGGTCTTGAATATGCTGATGGTGGGAGGCACGCTGTTCTGGCAACAAAAATCACCGCTCTTGAGCAAAGCGGAGATAAAATCATCGAAGTCCATGATAGCAATTTTAGCGGCACAACATATGACTTGATATACGCGCAAGACACAGTCGATTATACCCTCAAGTCATATGCTACTGGCCTAGGGGCGGGATCGAACCTTTTCCAAATTGCAAAGATGGTTTCTGTAGACCCAACAGGCATTCCGTTTTTTCCAGACTCTGAATGGTTTAGGTCTACGCTCTCCGACTTGGTTGACAATACCGGGAAGGTTTATGCCGCGGCCTTTAACCCTGGCGATTCGTCAAAACGTTCTGTGATGACATCGTCTACTAACGCAGAGTCGGTCCATGCGACCGCGAAAACTACACCACCAGGTGTGTATGTCATTGTCGAAAATGAGCAAGGAGACCGTGCCGGGTACCTCGGCGATGGAACGAGAGTATCTGAAATAGCTGGAGCCGTCGTCGAACGGGTCATTACCGACTCGATGACCGGCGAAACAGGCACATATATATCAGTTCCACCGGGAGGCACCTACGTTTCACGGATCACGTCCTCGGTCGCTGGAAACGTTCGATTTGAGCGAGCGGCTCCCAACCCCGACTCCCCGGCGGAGATCGACTATGTAGACTCCATGACGTTCGAGAGCACGTCTGTAGGGGAATTCGATGAGCGTGGCGACAAGGCCGTCATGCTAGATACGGACGGGGACGGGACAGTCGATCAGGCCATCTCTACAGAGAGCACTGTACTACCGGTTGAACTTCTAGCGTTCGAGGCCCGCGCAGAGCGCAACCAGTCTGCAATCTTGACGTGGAGAACGGCGTCCGAGTTTGATAACGCTGGATTTGCGGTCGAACGCAAGTTTGGTGCTGCAGCTTGGTCAGAAATTGGGTTCGTCGAAGGCGCGAACACGACCACGGAGCCACAGAGCTATCAGTTTACGGACACAAAGCTTCCGTATGACGCGAATCGCATCGAATATCGGCTCCGGCAAATTGATGTTGATGGATCCGAAACCCTATCTGACGCGGCAGCCATTGAAAGAACAACGCCGATAGAACTCAAAAAGACCGTTCCGAATCCGGCGCGTGAATCTGTTACACTCCGGTACGCGGTGCCCGATGGCGACAAAATGAGGCTACTGCTTTATGATGTTCTTGGACGTAAGGTCCGTACCCTTACTCACGGCGTTGGCCGAGGACGGGCAAAGAAGCAAGTCGATCTCTCCGGACTTGCGAGCGGGACATACTTTCTACGTCTTGAGGCCAGTGGACAATCAATCACGCGTTCCCTAACAGTCGTACGCTAA
- a CDS encoding PEGA domain-containing protein, which translates to MRLKSHVLRILVATLILVGAWSTRTAILYGQDQVTHATVLSVSDESVTVSLDDGLQVESGVEAVIYGTEETFGQEVTVERGRGSVSRSQDTTAVVSGSDFTDVSAGQRVSFSQVRTVGTLDIRVNPASSTVYLDGKQVTVGNAEVTAETGRRVVKVQSRACRSASKEVQVRRSEATKVSVRLSCDNATAQFDVTPDSATVFVDDQEVGTGDTSASLTRGLHRIRVESPGFAASERTIRVEPGGDETYTFSLKRDLGFASISGYPRGANLNISPTFDGGSSFSERAPISNLELAVGEYEVAIDAEYHKPENVEMRVAGSEQTSLSYSLEPKTYRISIDSEPPGAQIYVDGRQLTGRKTPTTLTLEYGEYDIRLEKDGFRDEEKSVTVRPDTSFQFELDDARIAGNNDDDWTTMKKVSVGALMSVALIGSAFGIMYLGTASTR; encoded by the coding sequence ATGAGATTGAAATCGCACGTCCTCAGGATACTTGTAGCAACGTTGATCTTGGTCGGCGCCTGGTCAACACGAACGGCAATACTGTACGGACAGGATCAAGTAACGCACGCTACGGTCCTCTCGGTATCAGACGAATCGGTGACGGTGAGTCTTGATGATGGCTTACAAGTTGAATCGGGTGTTGAAGCCGTCATTTATGGAACGGAAGAGACCTTTGGCCAAGAGGTCACTGTGGAGAGGGGGAGAGGTTCAGTGTCTCGCTCGCAAGATACAACGGCTGTCGTAAGCGGATCAGACTTCACCGATGTATCGGCGGGTCAACGTGTTTCGTTTAGCCAGGTGCGAACCGTTGGCACCTTGGACATTCGAGTGAATCCTGCTTCATCGACGGTCTACTTGGATGGAAAACAGGTAACGGTTGGAAATGCAGAGGTCACTGCAGAGACGGGACGGCGCGTTGTAAAAGTTCAGTCCCGGGCATGTAGGTCGGCGTCGAAAGAGGTTCAAGTCCGTCGAAGCGAGGCGACAAAAGTCAGCGTTCGTCTGTCGTGCGACAACGCAACAGCTCAGTTTGATGTCACGCCGGATTCGGCGACCGTGTTTGTCGATGATCAAGAGGTTGGCACCGGGGACACGAGCGCTTCGCTCACGCGTGGTCTGCACCGCATACGGGTTGAGTCACCGGGATTTGCAGCGAGTGAGCGAACGATACGCGTAGAGCCCGGGGGGGATGAAACGTACACATTTTCCCTGAAGCGAGACCTCGGCTTTGCCAGCATTTCTGGCTACCCGCGGGGAGCAAACCTGAATATCAGCCCGACATTCGACGGCGGATCATCCTTCTCCGAACGGGCGCCGATTTCGAATCTGGAACTGGCCGTCGGCGAGTACGAGGTTGCTATTGATGCTGAGTATCATAAGCCGGAGAACGTCGAAATGAGAGTTGCGGGCTCCGAACAAACCTCACTATCCTATTCGCTCGAACCCAAGACGTACCGGATTTCCATCGACTCCGAGCCCCCGGGAGCACAGATCTACGTTGACGGCCGCCAACTAACGGGTAGAAAAACACCGACCACGCTCACGCTCGAGTACGGAGAATATGACATCCGTCTTGAGAAAGACGGGTTTCGAGATGAAGAAAAAAGCGTCACCGTTCGACCAGATACCAGTTTCCAGTTCGAGCTCGATGATGCGCGTATAGCCGGAAATAACGACGATGACTGGACAACGATGAAGAAAGTATCAGTGGGAGCCCTTATGTCTGTAGCCTTAATAGGCAGTGCTTTTGGCATTATGTATCTTGGAACCGCATCTACTAGATAA